The following coding sequences are from one Leishmania major strain Friedlin complete genome, chromosome 36 window:
- a CDS encoding putative small G-protein, with protein MLYDEEECIKVIVVGDGNVGKTCMLRRFVRGDFVEQYRKTIGAEFMEKDVFLRSSKTMVKLMLWDTAGQEVFNALTQAYYRGAGAAILTFSTVDRDSLMSIAGWKQRVESVCGCITMVLCQTKFDLSHEAVITHAEAEGLASQLEVPLFRVSAKDDFNVRQLFEFTAQQCVENSAQDEAPVDDMPNGNRLNDGKKPTAGASAAAASSMTSDEKHGGASVPTALAPNVAATSSSPPAAGNSSFSSDGVKDAVSKSVKSKNGGRNETEKASSNAKNNVTLREQHRQGHHKKKRFKCSVC; from the coding sequence ATGCTGTACGACGAAGAGGAGTGCATCAAAGTCATCGTGGTGGGCGATGGCAATGTTGGCAAGACGTGTATGCTGCGCCGCTTTGTGAGGGGCGACTTTGTCGAGCAGTACCGCAAGACCATCGGTGCCGAGTTTATGGAAAAGGATGTGTTCCTGCGGTCATCCAAAACGATGGTGAAGCTCATGCTTTGGGACACCGCAGGGCAGGAGGTGTTTAACGCGCTCACGCAAGCCTACtaccgcggcgctggtgctgccatCCTGACGTTTAGCACTGTCGATCGCGACAGCCTCATGAGCATAGCGGGGTGGAAGCAGCGGGTCGAGTCCGTTTGTGGTTGTATCACGATGGTCTTGTGTCAGACAAAGTTCGACCTCTCTCACGAGGCCGTCATTACCCatgcggaggcggaggggctCGCCAGCCAGCTCGAGGTGCCACTTTTCCGCGTGTCCGCCAAGGACGACTTTAATGTCAGGCAGCTGTTCGAGTtcacggcgcagcagtgcgtcgAAAACTCGGCGCAGGATGAGGCGCCAGTGGACGATATGCCGAACGGTAATCGCTTAAATGACGGAAAGAAACCGACGGCAGGGgcgtccgccgcggcggcgtcgtcgatgaCTTCGGATGAAAAGCATGGTGGCGCTAGCGTGCCTACCGCACTAGCGCCTAACGTGGCGGCTACGTCGTCATCTCCCCCAGCAGCCGGAAATTCGAGTttcagcagcgatggcgtcAAAGACGCTGTCAGCAAATCGGTCAAGTCAAAGAACGGGGGCAGGAACGAAACGGAGAAGGCGTCGTCGAACGCGAAAAACAATGTGACGCTGAGGGAGCAGCACAGGCAGGGACATCACAAGAAAAAGCGCTTCAAGTGCTCCGTTTGCTAG
- a CDS encoding putative carboxypeptidase: MVRLHKLASQLLEELLRRKARLTTLAQQLWVKYRAENDVAAWLPTLQELVDLEREEGRLRAGTSGKSPYAALLGANEPGMTVAKLDTIYAEIKSRLPALYREVLENQKDVDASLTELQTPISKEKQIALGRQLMTDVWRYDWGAGRYDEAPHPFGGMVKEDVRMTYYWSPDNYTKCLLATIHETGHAKYEQNCGPRELLGQPVCEARSGGIHETQSLLAERMIAKSAAFAEYLTPLLKLHLGAQPGLTVENVRKLNQLVKPSYIRTLADEVGYSLHVILRYEIERDLIEGSLEAVDVPRVWNEKMKECMGLETLGRDDLGCLQDIHWAAGYWVGFPAYTIGAVTQCLLPPRPQARRAAAEWCSRLSSALQDTPQVPWRVLLPLRCAVLFAPLHRMLLRPQTSTLAASLALPFFSSLCSFRFFSRGVF; encoded by the coding sequence ATGGTGCGTCTGCACAAACTtgcgtcgcagctgctggaggagctgctgcggcgcaagGCGCGGCTGACAACGCTGGCACAGCAGCTGTGGGTGAAATACCGCGCGGAAAACGACGTTGCTGCGTggctgccgacgctgcaggagctggtggacCTCGAGCGCGAGGAGGGCCGCCTTCGAGCCGGCACGAGCGGGAAGTCCCCGTACGCCGCACTGCTCGGTGCCAACGAGCCCGGGATGACGGTTGCGAAGCTGGACACAATCTACGCGGAAATCAAgtcgcggctgccggcgctgtacagggaggtgctggagaacCAAAAGGACGTGGACGCGAGCCTCACTGAGCTGCAGACGCCGATCtcgaaggagaagcagaTTGCGCTTGGCCGGCAGCTGATGACGGACGTGTGGAGGTACGACTGGGGCGCCGGCCGCTACGACGAGGCACCGCACCCGTTTGGTGGGATGGTGAAGGAGGACGTGCGGATGACGTACTACTGGTCGCCGGACAACTACACCAAGTGCCTCCTGGCGACGATCCACGAGACAGGACACGCCAAGTATGAGCAGAACTGCGGGCCGCGCGAGCTGCTTGGGCAGCCGGTGTGCGAGGCGCGATCCGGCGGCATCCACGAGACgcagtcgctgctggcggagaGGATGATAGCCAAGTCCGCTGCGTTCGCCGAGTAcctgacgccgctgctgaagctgcacCTTGGCGCGCAGCCAGGGCTCACGGTGGAGAACGTGCGCAAGCTCAACCAGCTGGTGAAGCCAAGCTACATCCGAACGCTCGCGGACGAGGTGGGTTACTCTCTCCACGTGATCCTGCGCTACGAGATCGAGCGCGACCTGATCGAGGGGAgcctggaggcggtggacgTGCCGCGGGTGTGGAACGAAAAGATGAAGGAGTGCATGGGCCTGGAGACGCTTGGGCGTGACGACCTCGGTTGCCTACAGGACATCCACTGGGCTGCCGGCTACTGGGTGGGCTTTCCCGCCTACACGatcggcgccgtcacccagtgcctccttcctccccgcccccaagctcgacgagctgctgctgagtgGTGCTCGCGGCTTTCCTCTGCTCTGCAGGACACGCCACAAGTTCCCTGGCGTGTTCTGCTGCCTTTGCGCTGCGCTGTGCTGTTTGCACCGCTTCATCGCATGCTCCTCCGACCGCAGACTTCAACGCTTGCGGCTTCTCTTGCGCTTCCGTTTTTTTCCTCTTTGTGTTCGTTTCGCTTCTTTTCGCGCGGTGTTTTTTag
- a CDS encoding putative chaperone protein DNAj: MGVDYYKVLGVSRNATPNEIKKAYHQLALKYHPDKNADNREKAERKFKEVSEAYDVLSDEKKKKIYDLYGEEGLKGGIPEDGGAGMGGAGMRFGGMPGGMPGGVRGATYQFSSTDAFKIFNQFFGTSDPFAGGEAFGGGGPGLHRVFRGFGGPEGFASGFGTPQSSPTRDVPPMEYTFACTLEEIYTGCTKKFNVSRNMPSGPEKKIFEVKVLPGYKKGTKIRFEREGGQVEGYPPNVFADMVFILDERPHPRFERRDADLHTTLHINLKQALLGSTVFVKGIDGQTISLPLNGVSKSGRKLRVSGSGLPDRKTNRNGDLYVTIAVDFPDSLTEDTKRLIEKCTF, from the coding sequence ATGGGTGTGGACTATTACAAGGTGCTTGGCGTCAGCCGCAACGCCACGCCAAATGAGATCAAGAAGGCTTACCACCAGCTTGCTCTCAAGTATCACCCAGACAAGAACGCTGACAACCGGGAAAAGGCCGAGCGCAAGTTCAAAGAGGTGAGCGAGGCGTATGACGTGCTCAGCGAcgagaagaagaaaaagatCTACGACCTCTATGGCGAGGAGGGCTTGAAGGGTGGAATACCGGAGGATGGTGGTGCCGGTATGGGCGGCGCAGGCATGCGCTTTGGCGGCATGCCGGGTGGTATGCCAggcggcgtccgcggcgCCACGTACCAGTTCTCCAGCACAGACGCCTTCAAGATCTTTAATCAGTTCTTCGGCACGTCGGACCCGTTCGCCGGGGGAGAGGCctttggcggcggtggcccgGGCCTCCATCGCGTTTTCCGCGGCTTCGGCGGCCCGGAAGGGTTCGCGTCGGGCTTTGGCACCCCACAGTCGTCTCCGACGCGTGACGTGCCGCCGATGGAATACACGTTCGCTTGCACGCTGGAGGAAATCTACACTGGCTGCACAAAGAAGTTCAACGTGTCGCGCAACATGCCATCTGGGCCGGAGAAGAAGATCTTTGAAGTGAAGGTGCTGCCAGGGTACAAGAAGGGCACGAAGATCCGCTTTGAGCGTGAGGGCGGGCAAGTTGAGGGTTACCCACCAAACGTATTCGCAGACATGGTCTTCATTTTGGACGAGCGGCCACACCCACGGTTTGAGCGACGCGACGCGGACCTTCACACGACCTTGCACATCAACCTCaagcaggcgctgctcggcagcacTGTGTTCGTAAAAGGCATTGACGGCCAGACAATCTCCCTGCCTCTTAATGGCGTCAGCAAAAGTGGCCGCAAGCTGCGCGTGTCGGGATCCGGGTTGCCTGACCGCAAGACGAACCGCAACGGCGACTTGTACGTCACCATCGCAGTTGACTTTCCCGACTCGCTGACCGAAGACACAAAACGTTTGATTGAAAAGTGTACCTTCTAG